The nucleotide window GGGGAACATCAATAGTATTGATGCCCACTTTTTGGGAAGGTGGCAAACTACTCCAGGGCGGCACAGTGGTATATTCTTATCAGGAAATCTGCAACGATCTTGTGCTCTCGTTTTCCGGTGATATATCGACTCTGCAAGTCGAAGGCGAAATCATCATCGCGCCGCCCCGGGGCGATTCATCAGTGGCTTCGGTAAAAATTACCGTTACCGGAAGTGTTGAGCCGGATATCCGTCCATGGGAGACTTTTAAACCGCTGATGTTGTCTTCGATGCGTGTTTCTCCCGATTCGTTTGATGCCTCGGTATCTTACGTCGAGGATGCGCAATTTACCATACCCGATGATAGCTGGATGATTTCACCTCCTGATCGGGGCTGTAAGTTCGGACTGATCGGAGGCTCCTGCGTCTGGAAACAAAACGCGCCCACAATTGAAATTATTCTCGAAGATTCTTTGCCGGTAACCGGATGGGTCACGCCGAGTAACGATCCCAACGATGACAATATCGGTTTCTGGCCCGCCTCCGATACGGTTTTATATACCTGGCGCTACCGCATCATTGCCAAACAAACCTTGTAAAAAATCAATAATCTGTATTTCAATAATAGCGTATGCTGGAAACCTATGTTTGGTTGTAGTCGGCGTAAGCCTCGTGCACCAGCAAATATTATTGTGCCGTACAGGTGTCCACCTACGCCGAAAATGGGTTTGTTTCCTCAGATTAACGTTTTGGGTCATATCAACTCGATGGTAATTACGACAGGCGAACTCCTGATTTTCCTGTAGGAGTCGCTCGCGAGCGACCAGCAAAACAGGCTTTCGCCTGTTCCCCAACCAGGCCCCCGCCTGTCTCGAGAGGGGTGCCCGCAGGGGCGGAGTGTGTTTCCATTATTTATTCTCGCCCAATCATCTTATATATGCGAACAAATTAGGTAAAAACATCAAAGTTAACGAATAATTGCGAAGGCCCCATGCGTGCATATAGTGGCATTCTAAATTACAGAAAAAGGATATTTTTTGATCCAAATCAAATTTATTCATACAGAGTGACAATCCGTGTCACTCTAAAGTCTAATTTGCACTTGAATATATTGATCATCCAATATTTATTGTATATATTCACACTGCGCTCACACAGCATCATTCAGATATATAAATCGAGCGGGAAAATATAATCCAAAACTGGGAGGCGTTATGTCTAAAAACATTGTCATTTTCTGTGATGGAACGGGTAATCAATACTGCAAAACCAAGACGAATGTATCAAAACTATTTGAAAAGATCCCCAACCATACCGATGAGCAAATCGCCTATTATAATCCTGGTATAGGGACGCTTGGATCGCGCGTTGCTGTTACGAGGCTTGGCAAATTACTGACAAGATTAATGGGATTGGCATTTGCCCACGGCATCACACGTAACATCGAAGATGCTTACCGGTTCCTTATGTCTACATTTGAAGAAGAAGATAAAATCTTTTTATTTGGCTTTAGTCGGGGCGCATATACAGTACGAGCCTTAGCCGCAATGATTATGAAATGCGGCTTACTATATAAAGGACATGAAAACCTTATTCCGTATGCGACAAAATTGTACCGGAGCCGTAAGATTGAAACTAATGACAAAATGGCCATTGAATTTAGAGAGACATTTTCGAAACAATGTGTACCACATTTTATCGGAGTTTGGGATACTGTCAAAAGCGTCGGCCTATATGATCGCATTAAGTTCAGTGATAGAAAACTTAATGCTGCCATAAAATATGGTTATCATGCTCTCTCAGTAGATGAAAAACGGATTAAGTTCAGACCTGTACTTTGGGAACTGCCTGTAGAGGGCCAAACAATTGAACAGGTGTGGTTTGCAGGAGTTCATTCCGACGTGGGTGGTGGATATATTGAGGATGGTCTTTCAAATATAGCATTGAAATGGATGGCGCAACAAGCCGACGCTTGTGATTTGACGATAAATATGGAGGAGTTTAATTCAATCAAACTCGATTACAAAGACAAAATTCATAATCCCCTTTGGCCAATTTGGTGGATTTTGGGATGGGTGTGGAGATCTATTGCTGAGAAATCGAATATTCATGAAACTGTTAATAAAAGAATGCGAGAGATAAAAAAATATAGACCCCAGAACTTACACTTTAATTAGACCGGTGGTCCGTCCTCTGACGACAGCCGGAAGGTGGGGTCCCGCATGTGAGCATTTACATTTATCCAGCCGATCTGATGTATTTTCAGAATTCATCCTCATATGTAAGATGAAACATATTACAATTAACCAATCGTCCGTAGGGACGCGTTTTCCGCGCCCGCGTGGATATATCAAACAATTATTTTTCGGGCCGGGAAACCCTGCTCCTACAGATAATATAATAACCTGTCATTCCCGAGAGCGAAACCCCCGAAAGGGGTGAAGCGAGTCGGGAATCCATGCGGAGTAAATTATATACTGGATTCCTGCAACGACCCCTTCGGGTCTTTCGGGGAAATAACAAAAAAACATTAAGGTAGAATAAGATAAATGACCAACGCCTTGGCAAAAATTCAGATAAATTACGCGACAGCCAAAAAGGGATGACATCCCCGACAGCTGAAAACAGGCTTTTGCCTGAATCACCACCGACTTGATATGACCCAAAACGTTAATCTGAGGAAACAAACCCATTTTTCAGGGCAAATATGGAATTCTGATGAGCGGTAAATTAGAATAAGCAGGAGCCTGTGAATCGACTCCTGCTTTATATAAATTTCTACTTATGCTCAAATTTGGGAGGGCGTTTTTCGAGGAAGGCTTTGAGGCCTTCGGTGGAGTCTGAATAGCCGTATGTAACTCCAAAAGCTCCGCGTTCGAGATTACATCCCGCCGATAGATTTACGCTCATGCCGTGATTGATTGATTCTTTGGCGAGTTTTAATACCGGCCCGCTTTTGGAGGCGATGTTTTTGGCTATCTCCATGGCTCTGTTCATCAGTTCATCGGGTGCGCATAGCTCATCGACCAAGCCGATACGATAAGCCTCTTCAGCTTTTATCATATCGCCGGTAAAGATAAGTTTTTTGGCCATGCCGATGCCGACCAGTCTTGGGAGACGTTGCGTTCCGCCGTATCCCGGAATAATGCCGACGTTGACTTCGGGCTGACCCAGCTTGGCTTTTTCCGAGGCGATGCGGATATCGCAGGCCATGGCCAGTTCGCATCCTCCGCCGAGAGCGAAACCGTTAACGGCGGCGATTACCGGGCAGGGGAAGTTTTCGATTGTTTTCATCAGGTAATGTCCGATTTCCGATGCATTGGCGGCGGTAGCGGTATTAAGCTCAGACAGTTCGGCAATATCGGCTCCGGCGACGAAGGCTTTACCGGTGCCGGTTAGAATCACACATCTGAAATCAGGATCGATCCAGTTTTTGGAAAAGAAATCATGCAGTTCGGCAATCAGTTCATAGTTGAGCGCGTTGAGTGCTTTCTCGCGGTTGAACGTAACGACCGCGACAGCGTCTTTAATCTCGACGATGATATGTTTGTAATCCATGGTAATCCTCACTTAGATATTAAAAAGTCCCACAAACTTTTCTGTCCAGGGAATTAAATCGTAATGATGACAAGTTAATCGATTTTTATCTTAAGTCAAGAAAGACCGTGACAAATATTATTTACCGTGATATCCTCTGGCATGACGGGCAAAAATGAGCCGAGCGGCTGCCGATTTTCTCACGCCTGATTTTGCGGCCGCATCGAAAGCAGGGTTCATCTTCGCGCCCGTAGGCCCGAAGGTATTTCTGATAACGCCCCGGTTGACCGTTGACGCCGGCGAATGTATCAACAGAAGTTCCCATTAATTTGATCGCTTGCTTCAAGACCGATTGAATATGCCCGTGGAGCTCCGTTAGTTTTTTGCTGGATAGCGAATTTGTCAATCTCTGAGGATGGATGCGGGACAGGTACAGCGACTCATCGGCATAGATATTGCCGATACCGGCGATAAAAGTCTGGTCCAGAAGGGCAGGTTTGATCATTCGGCTTCGAGATTGGCACATAGATAAAAAATCTTCTGCCGACAAATCCAGAGGCTCCGGGCCAAGGTCAGCCAGCCCCGGTTGATTATATATTTCATCGGTTGGGAATAATTTCAAATATCCGAAACGGCGGTAATCATTGAATCTTAAATTGTAATTATTTTTAGTGAAGTCAAAAACAACATGATCATGTTTATCGATCGGAGTTGAAGCGGGCCGATAATAAAAATATCCCGTCATTTTCAGATGTACCCAGAGCGTGTAGTCATTTGATAGATTTATCAGGATATTTTTGGCCCGGCGATTTATTGATTTTATTTTGGTGTTTGAGAGACGCGCCTTGAATTTGGCTCTGCCCGGGAAAATTCTGGCGGTATTTTTTATTGTGATTTTTGATATTTGATGCCCGACGATAGTCTTTGACAATCCTCGAACAACTGTTTCTACTTCAGGGAGCTCCGGCATTAATAATAACTTATTGCGATTTTTTCTTCTGGTAATCCTCGATAGCCGCCTTAAGAGCATCCATGGCCAGGTTACTGCAATGCATTTTTATGGGCGGCAGCCCGCCAAGACCTTCGGCGACGTCGTTGCGCGTAAATTTTATAACATCCTCAATCTTCTTGCCCTTGACCAGTTCCGTTGTAAATGAGCTGGAGGCGATGGCCGCTCCGCAACCAAAGGTCTTGAATTTGACGTCAACGAGAATATCGTCTTCAACTTTTATGTAAAGGGTCATTATATCCCCGCAGGTGGGATTTCCAACGGTTCCGACGCCGTCGGCATCTTCTATTTCACCGGCATTGCGAGGATTCTGAAAATGATCCATTATTTTTTCGTTATACATGTCGTCTCCAGAGGCGCGAACTAAATCAATTTCGGGTGCCATTTATAAAATATGGCCTAAATGCTAAAAAAATTCAGACCCATATTATCCATTATCTTTGCTCGGCAATATACAATTTTTTTTTAGAATTGCAATACTTTTAGAACTTAAAATAGTCATATTAAAACCCCTCTGAACTAACAAAAAACGGCGAACCATTCGGTTCGCCGTCAGTCTCACTATTGAAAGGATTGAGTTAGGCTTGACCTGAATTTTCCGCCGTGGGGGCAATATCTTTGTTGCCTTTTCCGGCAATGGTTTCAAAGGCGGTACCCAGAGCGCCAAGGACACCCGAGGCCTCGATCGGCAGAAAGACCTTGGAAGCCTTTCCGTCGGCGATTTTGGCCAGAGCTTCGAGGTACTTGATCGTTACGACATCCTCGGTCGCCTTCCCGTCATGGATGGCGCTAAAGACATTGACGATTGCCTTCGCCTCACCTTCGGCAAGGGCGATTTCTTTATATTTATCAGCATCTGCAACCCGCTTGATAGCTTCGGCCTGACCTTCAGCCTCGAGAATCGTGGCTTGTTTTTC belongs to Candidatus Zixiibacteriota bacterium and includes:
- a CDS encoding dockerin type I repeat-containing protein — its product is MSIFVPLKVKITRNFILIFRFFLICVTLVLIPQLVIGQPLCGNVNNDEKINVGDPVYLVYHLFRGGQGIDPMLWGDVNHDGLINMADIVYLVNYIFKSGPAPGESSSNWIVTQDGSTVRIAYGSDISYPQYASLDTAGSYFRMVSGTESGWGTSIVLMPTFWEGGKLLQGGTVVYSYQEICNDLVLSFSGDISTLQVEGEIIIAPPRGDSSVASVKITVTGSVEPDIRPWETFKPLMLSSMRVSPDSFDASVSYVEDAQFTIPDDSWMISPPDRGCKFGLIGGSCVWKQNAPTIEIILEDSLPVTGWVTPSNDPNDDNIGFWPASDTVLYTWRYRIIAKQTL
- a CDS encoding DUF2235 domain-containing protein — protein: MSKNIVIFCDGTGNQYCKTKTNVSKLFEKIPNHTDEQIAYYNPGIGTLGSRVAVTRLGKLLTRLMGLAFAHGITRNIEDAYRFLMSTFEEEDKIFLFGFSRGAYTVRALAAMIMKCGLLYKGHENLIPYATKLYRSRKIETNDKMAIEFRETFSKQCVPHFIGVWDTVKSVGLYDRIKFSDRKLNAAIKYGYHALSVDEKRIKFRPVLWELPVEGQTIEQVWFAGVHSDVGGGYIEDGLSNIALKWMAQQADACDLTINMEEFNSIKLDYKDKIHNPLWPIWWILGWVWRSIAEKSNIHETVNKRMREIKKYRPQNLHFN
- a CDS encoding enoyl-CoA hydratase-related protein encodes the protein MDYKHIIVEIKDAVAVVTFNREKALNALNYELIAELHDFFSKNWIDPDFRCVILTGTGKAFVAGADIAELSELNTATAANASEIGHYLMKTIENFPCPVIAAVNGFALGGGCELAMACDIRIASEKAKLGQPEVNVGIIPGYGGTQRLPRLVGIGMAKKLIFTGDMIKAEEAYRIGLVDELCAPDELMNRAMEIAKNIASKSGPVLKLAKESINHGMSVNLSAGCNLERGAFGVTYGYSDSTEGLKAFLEKRPPKFEHK
- the mutM gene encoding bifunctional DNA-formamidopyrimidine glycosylase/DNA-(apurinic or apyrimidinic site) lyase; amino-acid sequence: MPELPEVETVVRGLSKTIVGHQISKITIKNTARIFPGRAKFKARLSNTKIKSINRRAKNILINLSNDYTLWVHLKMTGYFYYRPASTPIDKHDHVVFDFTKNNYNLRFNDYRRFGYLKLFPTDEIYNQPGLADLGPEPLDLSAEDFLSMCQSRSRMIKPALLDQTFIAGIGNIYADESLYLSRIHPQRLTNSLSSKKLTELHGHIQSVLKQAIKLMGTSVDTFAGVNGQPGRYQKYLRAYGREDEPCFRCGRKIRREKIGSRSAHFCPSCQRISR
- the nifU gene encoding Fe-S cluster assembly scaffold protein NifU encodes the protein MYNEKIMDHFQNPRNAGEIEDADGVGTVGNPTCGDIMTLYIKVEDDILVDVKFKTFGCGAAIASSSFTTELVKGKKIEDVIKFTRNDVAEGLGGLPPIKMHCSNLAMDALKAAIEDYQKKKSQ